The following nucleotide sequence is from Drosophila simulans strain w501 chromosome 3L, Prin_Dsim_3.1, whole genome shotgun sequence.
GAGTAGATCTTCGAATTTAACGTATAAATGTGGTTTTAATGCTTGCCACCGCCTCGTTTTCAGCCTGACTCCCATCCAGCGCATTGCCAACGAGAAGCTGTCCCAGGCGGTGGCCCAAACCGAACAGGAGCGCGATAGGAAAGGACTCTTTGAGTTCGGCGCGCCAAGGACTTCGCAGTTCATCAAGGACGCCATCAAGGAGAGCGAGGAGCAGAGAAACAAATAATGGATCGCAAGACGCGGCGGGCCAACTTCAAAAACCTGCAGCCTCggtaattttaattgaaataaaggCCAATAAAATGAATGTTATTATCTAACCGAacactttgttttcctttcatcCGAAGTTCGACGCGAAGCACCAAAGCAGCCGCAGATACATTATCGTTGTCCAACTTCTTCGCCACACCCGAAAGTGCTGAAGAAGTTCCGTCATGTCTAGCCGACATTCCTGTTCAGCCCGATCCTCCTGCCCCCAAAATCAAACCAATACGTGCTAGCAATGTGTTCGAAAAACCTGGGCCCAAGCCCAAAAAGGCACCCAAGCTCAAGACCAGCACGGGCCCATCGTCGAGTGGCGCGCGTCGCGGACGCGGAAAGAGCAAACAGCAGCCCAGCATCAGCAACTTCCTGCGCAACGAGCAGATCTTCGCAGAGGTGACCGCCCAGCATTGTATGGCGGACAACTTCAGTCCGGATGACATTGAAATGGCGCTGGCGCTGTCCAAGTCGGAGTGTGAGAAGCATGGACGCCTGCGCTTGcacgacgatgacgatgcaGTGGTTGACCTAATGGATGACGAAGATAAGTCCACGGAGAGAATACGTCATAAACTGCAGAAGTATGGTTTCCGCACAGCCGCCAAGGAAGGTAAGTAATCAAATAAAGTTAAGACAGTACGACTGGACTTTCGTTTATCCCCATTTAGATTATAAATCTCTGGCGGTCCTGCCCGTAGTGGCCAGCAAAGGAGGTAGACGTGGCAAGTGGGCCAATAAGTTTACTGCCCTAACTTTAAGAAATCCGGAGGTGCAACAGAAGAAGCTCAAGGAGAAAGTATCTGCATTGCTGGGCCAAAAAGTGCGCGGCAAGGAGCCAAAGGAAGAAGACTGTTATCTGCTACCATACACTGTGATCACCGCAACGTTGAAGGAACTCAGAGCTGAGGGTGAATCTCGCATCCTTCGAGAACCAAGCGAAGGGCCCATAGATGACTTAGGATCATACTACGTAACCGACTTGTTTGAAGTTAGTCGCACGCCGGCACACCATCTTTTAAAGAATTGGGCTGCGATACAGGGAAGGGATTTTTCGCCAGAGCGTGAGACCCAAAAATGCCGCCAATTGAGGCAACAACATGAACTTGTCTACGCTGAGTTGGAACGGCACTTCGGGGATCCACAGAAGTTGGAAGAGGAGGTGATGCAGGAACTGGATGATTTGGAAAAACTGGTGGCAGAAAACATGATCGAAGATGATTCTGTAGTGATAAATATTGTGGAGGCAGAAACCTCGTCGACTGGTAGCAGTCCATCTATGGAGCCGCCGGATAAGCGTCCAAAAATGACAATGGAAGACAAGGAAAACCTGCAGCCCACAACCTCAAAGGCCAGCCTAACCGTTCCCGCCCAGTCAACCCGCTGCACCTCTCCGGATCTCTTTGCGGACTCCGAAGATGAGCCGGATATAGTAACGAGTGCTATCTCCAACGAACCCGAAGACGTTAGGAATCTTTCAATGAAGGTTTACAAGAATGTCAGCATAAGCGAACGATCATCTTCGGTCGCGGAAATAGAAATTGTATTCAGCAATGATGAGTCTTCTCAGATAACCACGTTTGAAGTGTTTTCCAGCGACGAAGGTGAGAATCTCCATTCATATAGACAGCACACCTCTTAAGagtatttcaatttgctttcaGTAAAGACTGTTTCCAACGCTACGCAGGAGAAGATTTCTTTTGATGGTGAGTAAGTAAGGAAAGGTGCACGACCAAAATCtcattcatattttaatttccagACAAACCAATCGATGACTTCATAGACCTAACACAAGAGTTCGAAATGGTGGAATTTAATGAATCAAGGCCTAGAACCCCAAACTTAATTGCATCATCGGAAGCAGATTCCAATGTAGACAACCTAAATGGTGATACAATTCTAGATTTTAGTTCCCAAGAGGTAAGTTGTCCCATCTCCAAGGAATTATACGCAAAGTATGCCAAGGTTGAAACATTCCCTGTGTGgaatgcagcagcagaagaggaggataaaattgaattttccttAAGCATGGAAAGAGATTTGAAGAGTTCCGAGCAATCGTCGCACCAGCTCTGCATATTAACCACTCCAAATGAGAGCGAACGCAGTTCAAGCTTTGGTGAATTGAATTTCTCGAGGAACTCGCTTCGAAGGAGCGTTAGTCTATCAACGGATCTCAGTTTCAAAAGTCCGCTAAACTGGAAAACGAACTCATCAGCCGAGAAGATGGTCTCGCCAGCTGCTTCTCCTTACAAACAGTCGGATGCTAGTGTGGATTTAACTCAGAACAGCGATGATGAAAACGACGCAATTATGCTCTCCGACGAGGAAATCAATTACTCCATTTGGAAGGGTAATAAGACCGTAAAGGATTTGGATATCGGGGACGATAGCTCAGACAGTTGCTTTGCATCTCCGGTATCGAAAAAGCGAGCTATCCCACAGTTCCAAACTGAGGAGGATCTGGATGCCTTCTTAATGGCCTTTTCCACGGATGGCAATGGATCACAAGGTTCACATTCACCCAACAAGAGTGCTCTTAGCAAGGAGCGTGCCGAGTTCGGAATACTAGATGCTGCTCCGTCTCAACCCTTCAGTCTATCTGAACTGCAGAGTCCCGTCGGCAAAGAGAAGTCATCGGATGATGAAATCAACTGGGCAGAAGCTTCGTTTTTGGATGCACCAGCAAAGCCATTGGCACGCAGGAGCAGCCACAAATTTAACGAGCTCTTGTCGAAAATAAGCAAACCCGCGCAAAATTCTGATGATGACTTTGACGAATTCGATCAGATGGTTTTCCAAAGCAAAAAGGAAGACGCCTCCAGTGCTAGCGAAACAAGTGACATGCCTCGAGGATTGGATCTTTTGTTGAAGGGAGAGATTAAAACCACAGACATATCGGAGGCAAGAACTCCAGGCAACCAAACTCCGATTGAACCGCAGCAAGTAGATGTTGACGGTAATGTCTACTCCGTGCGTGTTTGCCACACACCTAAGCCAGATTTCGCCAACCTCCCGGAATCGGAGATCCTCCAGCAGCTCTACAAGTACGGCATTAAGCCACTGAAACGCAAGCAGGCGGTGAAAATGCTTGAATTCATCTACAATCAAACGCATCCCATAATGAAGACGACTGCTGTTCAGGATTTACCAGCCAGATCTGAGCCAATTGTGCGTTCCAAGTCAACTCCTGTGATTATGGAGCGGCCACATTCGCAAGTATCAAAGTTAACCACTAAAACTTTGACGGCAACTGGGCCAAAAAAGGATTTCACGTTTAACGATGCCACGGGCGAGGAACTGCTGCGCTTCTCCCAATCCCTTCCCCCGAGTCTTTGCGATGACTTCGAGACCTTTGTCATGCAAACGAACGTTACCAAGAAGACGCCACAGCCGCTGGTGCCACTGCACATCGCCTGGCACAATCTCATCTGCGCCAATCCCCAACTGCACGAGAGTGTGCTCACGTACGAACCCATTGATTTGCAGGCGGTCTACTTACAATTGAAGCACATGGGGCATCGATACGATCCAAAGGATCTAAAGACCTTCTTCGATCGGCGTTGCATTATCTTTCGCTATGAACTGGGTGCTCCCGGCAAGCAAGCGGAGCGTCATGTGCGAAGACACACAAAAAAGCCTTCTAAAAGGAAGTAGATTCTACAAGCTATGGAATTTCTTTGTACTTATACCTCACTTCGAATGCATTGAATTATTTTCTAGTATTTACCTTATATTGTATTATTGAATAAGATATTGTTATTTGGCATTTGCGATCTAAATTTATTGtatgcaaaatttataaaactcAAATACATTCAACACTTTTGTTTGAAGCATTGTTAACCATTCCTATTTGCCATTTCAAGCTAACCACTAGCATCTATgaataaaaaacacaatattatttttgggaCCGTAGATTTATTTGATGCAACTTCAAAGTACAATATTACAAAACTAATGGACGAATACAAATGTATAGAGTTTGTAGTAGATACAAGACACTGATATTTTCATACGAGTAGAATATTGGACAACATTAAATGCAGCATCTGTGGACAGACTACCCAAAATGGgtattaaatgtaaaaatacAATTCGATCTTACGGCGCTAAAAAGACACTTGGACGATATAATTTTCTCACGAGTCTCTACGTGGAAGGCACATTGTCAGATTGCGATTAATGGAATGGAAACGGCTCGAACGAAACTAGTTGCTAATGAAGCTATTTGTACTGCATGCAAAACTGATATGGTTGGTGGGTGCAGACGGGTTAGTGGGCTCTTACAGCAGCTAGGATTAGTTTCGGGGGGAGAGATATATAAGAAGCAATTCGTAGCATTGCCGGCATGTAGAAGTATGTAAATTAAAGGCAGGGCTGTCCAAGAAATCACCAACAATATCGCTACTGAAAGTTGAAAAGGCATATTGGTTGAATGGGATTAATGGGACACCCCTGAACAAGATTAGGCATAGCTAATCTCATGCTCGTACGTCTTTCCCCGCAGGTCCTCGTCATCGGGAAGCGCATGGTGGCGCAAACCGCACAAACGCGGTCCGTAGCGCAGCATGACAATGATAACGCCCACGATAAACAGGGCGACGGCGGCCACGGCGGGATAAAGGAAGTAAAGAGCCATTGCTACTTAGATGTCGCTCTCGCGCTTCTGCAACTCGACGTATTCCTCGCGCTGGCGCTGCTGGTGCAGAGTGCGACCCTCTGGGCGTGGTGGacgctggtgttgctgctggtgatgatgatggtgcgCCGAGTGCACGGGCTCCAAGTCGTCAACGCCGATGACAACGTCGTCGGGGAACACTTGCTGATGGGTTGTGGGCTAGAAGAAGTAAAAGTTTCCAAACAATAAGCTTCGATGTTTCGggttctggccaaaaaaaaccgaaaactcaCATGGAAGCGCTGAAAGTATGAGGCGTCCTTCAGCTCAGTAAAGTCCAATGGCGGCTGATTGTGGGGCGTGGCAGACCAAATGGAGACCAGCCAGCGATTGCCCGTGTGCCTGTCCTGCCAGTACTTGCGATGCTTGGAGCAGCAGCCCAGGATAATGTTCAGTATTATGATCGTGCCCAGGACAACCGTGCAGATGGCAATGGTCACATAAAACGGCGAGAAGTTGCCGTAGATGTGGCCGGTGAAGTAGGGATTCTTTTCGTACGCCTTGCGTTCCTCTTCGATTGTGGACATAGTCTTTCAGGGGTGTGGTTACTTGCCAGAGCCTCAATAGCCTGCTGCACAATGCTCAATGGTCTGGAGGGCAGGAGAAGAAATGCGTTCGCAATGAGAAAGCGGTTCAACCACCACGCTGCATGCCACTTGCACCCCGAAACGAATTGCCACCGATTCCAATTTGTCACATTGGGCGTGGCGTCACCAAAGTAAACTAACTAGCAGCACCTGCAGCTCCCCACTTTGCAGCTTAGATGCGGATTGCACTTACCATTTGCGCGCGATTGGTGGTCACAGAGATTGGCACAAGTCCCATTCAGGTGTGTTACGCACTTCTGCTCTtgaaagttattaatttcagCCACTTTGCAGCTACGAAAACAACGCCCAAAAGCCAGGCTCAGTGAGCTAGTGATGGCACTTAGTAGACTCGCCGCATGGTTGCAAGCGATCGATAACCATTCATCGATCGCAAGTGCAGGTTGTGTACATTTTTTACTGCATAACTTTAGGCATAACGTTATTTattagaatttaattattttaaacaatatttatgaCCTTTGtcacaataatttaaaaattaacgTATATGCTATTTTAGTAACACCAAATTTACATGTTTAGAAACCCGACAAGTATGATAAACAATAttaatctatattttcaaaattaatgcGACTCGACGAATAGATCAAGTTCATTGCGCAAAAACAGGCATCTTAAGCCACcattgtaaacaaattattattattattattaactattACAGGTTTCGAAGCAATCCCAACTCAAAAACAATCCAGCTATTCAATAGCTTCAATAGATTTCCCCGATCACTGGTCGTAGGTAAGGAAGTTATCCAACCCGGTGAACTGGCGCGCCAGAGCCCTACCATCGTCGGTGGGCGTGCTGAAGGCGATGCACTCCCTAGCGATCTCCTGGCCGAGCACCGTGTGGCACTGGACGACTCGAAGCAGCTTGCTAGCGATCCCGCTGCGCCGCTGCAGAGGAGAAACCCAGATGCGTGAGACGCCGCAGCTGAAAGAAGGCACATTTTAGCCGTTGACAAGGGAAGATGCATGCATATGGGGATGTCTTACCTGGCCGGATAGCTCTCCTCGCTGAAGTAGTCCGTGCCATCGACCTGGATGAAACGATGGGCCTGCGAGAGGGGCTGCACCAGGCAGAAACCCACGATCTGCTGCTTGCGCACTGCTATGAAGGCCACAAAGATCTTTGGCACAATGTACGAGGAGTAGCCCAGCTCTTTGTCCACCACGCCGATGAGATCCCGCAGCCTGTCGAGCCGAGCTGCCGGAGCGCGTTCGTTGATCCGTATGATGCGGCCGTCGCTGGCCCACTCCGGATAAACGGACACAATGTCCTCGTCGATCCAACCCTTGAAGCGCAGCACATGGATGGAATTGTGGTACTCGCGATGCAGCATCTCCTCCTCCGGTTCGTGCACGGTGTACACCAGCCCGCACTGCTGACACTGCCGTGCTCCGAAGGCCTTTTGACCAGCATCAATCTGGTACTGATTCGATCCTCCCGCCGCCGTTAGCAATCTCATCGATGTGTCCGGCCGACGACGCAACGATTTCTGGACAACGGGCTGCAAGCGTTGAGTGAATATGGGGAAAAGCTTTGGCTGAACTTCCTCTACTGCTGCCGCCTCCTGTTGTGGTGCAATGGCCACCGCTGTATTTTCCACTGTTTCCATCTGAGCAAGCTGCGCAGCCTCCTCGCTGTTTACCACCATGTATAAATTGTCCACAATTTGATTGGCTTCCTCCTTGTAGTTATCCGGATTGGCAATAAAGATCTCAAAGTTCTTTTCGGTGCAAATGTTGTTGCTAATGAGAAACTCCAGCAagatttgctgctgctccacgaCATTGGGATCGTCGGTTTGGTATGGCAAACGTTGACGAAACTCAGCAAAGGGATCAATTTCCACATCGTTCGCTTCTGGTGCATACTCAATTATATCCGGTAGGGGCTCCGTTTCCATGCTCGTCTCCTCCGCATCCATTGGCGTTGCCTGTGCCACCGGATTCGCTTCAACAATCTCATCAACCACCGTATCGTCCAGATTCTTCAGGATCGCATCCACAGTGGCCTGCTCGGCGGAAAATATCGTGGCCGACTTGACGCGCACTTGCCGCGGCTTTCGGCGTATCGTTTGGACGAGTTCAATCTTGCCCTGACTGACGCTGGCCCGGATGTTGTCCGTGATTCTCACCTCCATGCAGGTGCTACTTCGCCGGCCCGATTTGAAGAACTTTCGCTTGCTTAGATCGGCTGGCTCGGCGGTTGGGGATTTCTGAACCGGCTCGTGGCGAATTATCGGTATGATAGGCTCCACCTCGATGATGGGATCAATGTCTTCAACATCACTAAGATCAGAGAAGTCGGCGGATGTTTCTTGCCATGCGGTTGCTGGCagattgttattgttgttagcATCGTCGGCTTCAATCACACTCAATGGTTTGGCCATTTTGATCGGGTCCTTGGCATTACGGAGAATCTGGTGGACTTCTTCCACTTTGGCGCGCTCTTCACGCTTGGTGGTGATCAGGTTCTTGAGCCGTTCGTTGCTCAGCGAGTTGAGAATGTTGTCCATATCGGTGGCTGGCAGTCGGTTGGCAAAACCGTGACGCTTGCGTATTTTGTGGCGAACTCCCTTATTAATGCCCAAAAGTGGACGGGAGGTTGGCGAGATTTTCGTAGGTTGTTTAAGCGAATTCTTGGATATGGACGGTCGCTTT
It contains:
- the LOC27209356 gene encoding uncharacterized protein LOC27209356, which codes for MDPIDTTKRKPRRTYGTPSYTYRNRFAYALLAAGTVLFGIWSLTPIQRIANEKLSQAVAQTEQERDRKGLFEFGAPRTSQFIKDAIKESEEQRNK
- the LOC6737112 gene encoding structure-specific endonuclease subunit SLX4 isoform X1, whose protein sequence is MDRKTRRANFKNLQPRSTRSTKAAADTLSLSNFFATPESAEEVPSCLADIPVQPDPPAPKIKPIRASNVFEKPGPKPKKAPKLKTSTGPSSSGARRGRGKSKQQPSISNFLRNEQIFAEVTAQHCMADNFSPDDIEMALALSKSECEKHGRLRLHDDDDAVVDLMDDEDKSTERIRHKLQKYGFRTAAKEDYKSLAVLPVVASKGGRRGKWANKFTALTLRNPEVQQKKLKEKVSALLGQKVRGKEPKEEDCYLLPYTVITATLKELRAEGESRILREPSEGPIDDLGSYYVTDLFEVSRTPAHHLLKNWAAIQGRDFSPERETQKCRQLRQQHELVYAELERHFGDPQKLEEEVMQELDDLEKLVAENMIEDDSVVINIVEAETSSTGSSPSMEPPDKRPKMTMEDKENLQPTTSKASLTVPAQSTRCTSPDLFADSEDEPDIVTSAISNEPEDVRNLSMKVYKNVSISERSSSVAEIEIVFSNDESSQITTFEVFSSDEVKTVSNATQEKISFDDKPIDDFIDLTQEFEMVEFNESRPRTPNLIASSEADSNVDNLNGDTILDFSSQEVSCPISKELYAKYAKVETFPVWNAAAEEEDKIEFSLSMERDLKSSEQSSHQLCILTTPNESERSSSFGELNFSRNSLRRSVSLSTDLSFKSPLNWKTNSSAEKMVSPAASPYKQSDASVDLTQNSDDENDAIMLSDEEINYSIWKGNKTVKDLDIGDDSSDSCFASPVSKKRAIPQFQTEEDLDAFLMAFSTDGNGSQGSHSPNKSALSKERAEFGILDAAPSQPFSLSELQSPVGKEKSSDDEINWAEASFLDAPAKPLARRSSHKFNELLSKISKPAQNSDDDFDEFDQMVFQSKKEDASSASETSDMPRGLDLLLKGEIKTTDISEARTPGNQTPIEPQQVDVDGNVYSVRVCHTPKPDFANLPESEILQQLYKYGIKPLKRKQAVKMLEFIYNQTHPIMKTTAVQDLPARSEPIVRSKSTPVIMERPHSQVSKLTTKTLTATGPKKDFTFNDATGEELLRFSQSLPPSLCDDFETFVMQTNVTKKTPQPLVPLHIAWHNLICANPQLHESVLTYEPIDLQAVYLQLKHMGHRYDPKDLKTFFDRRCIIFRYELGAPGKQAERHVRRHTKKPSKRK
- the LOC6737112 gene encoding structure-specific endonuclease subunit SLX4 isoform X2, which encodes MDRKTRRANFKNLQPRSTRSTKAAADTLSLSNFFATPESAEEVPSCLADIPVQPDPPAPKIKPIRASNVFEKPGPKPKKAPKLKTSTGPSSSGARRGRGKSKQQPSISNFLRNEQIFAEVTAQHCMADNFSPDDIEMALALSKSECEKHGRLRLHDDDDAVVDLMDDEDKSTERIRHKLQKYGFRTAAKEDYKSLAVLPVVASKGGRRGKWANKFTALTLRNPEVQQKKLKEKVSALLGQKVRGKEPKEEDCYLLPYTVITATLKELRAEGESRILREPSEGPIDDLGSYYVTDLFEVSRTPAHHLLKNWAAIQGRDFSPERETQKCRQLRQQHELVYAELERHFGDPQKLEEEVMQELDDLEKLVAENMIEDDSVVINIVEAETSSTGSSPSMEPPDKRPKMTMEDKENLQPTTSKASLTVPAQSTRCTSPDLFADSEDEPDIVTSAISNEPEDVRNLSMKVYKNVSISERSSSVAEIEIVFSNDESSQITTFEVFSSDEDCFQRYAGEDFF
- the LOC120284201 gene encoding uncharacterized protein LOC120284201; this translates as MALYFLYPAVAAVALFIVGVIIVMLRYGPRLCGLRHHALPDDEDLRGKTYEHEISYA
- the LOC27206243 gene encoding uncharacterized protein LOC27206243, with the protein product MSTIEEERKAYEKNPYFTGHIYGNFSPFYVTIAICTVVLGTIIILNIILGCCSKHRKYWQDRHTGNRWLVSIWSATPHNQPPLDFTELKDASYFQRFHPTTHQQVFPDDVVIGVDDLEPVHSAHHHHHQQQHQRPPRPEGRTLHQQRQREEYVELQKRESDI
- the LOC6737115 gene encoding N-acetyltransferase eco, translated to METPTGSGRPGRMATPRLSERKRQLFGSPRSRLRQINDDEDDADVDSLGVLPLKTHVAANRQGRSLFAAGAAKSSSSANSSPETNKENKKTRGGVMTATAEQLPQLFTATMRLNSNSSSNSRNSSPRQLRVQRKRADSSMSSPTSSSEGTPSSRARTSIRRSPRTFSAQKDPDSFSSPESFQTRLSKVADMLMKGQDPRSMLERSKKKHNHSLKTTAQVHTTKPKKTSPDEESQSEDGKPSSSKNFRKNTEVRETRSSQIISPKTRNSRRKAAAHVHENLRSDDEENRDIKKEAFKIENTSSRSKSPVEVFKSNDNKTARSSKGAAAKWPESPRSGMKIDFEVPESDEEAYDHKPQKRQHPETSTQAAPSADSDSGSPQSKMRRVTLSSSIPTMAFYSHSGEAVTKSRKRPSISKNSLKQPTKISPTSRPLLGINKGVRHKIRKRHGFANRLPATDMDNILNSLSNERLKNLITTKREERAKVEEVHQILRNAKDPIKMAKPLSVIEADDANNNNNLPATAWQETSADFSDLSDVEDIDPIIEVEPIIPIIRHEPVQKSPTAEPADLSKRKFFKSGRRSSTCMEVRITDNIRASVSQGKIELVQTIRRKPRQVRVKSATIFSAEQATVDAILKNLDDTVVDEIVEANPVAQATPMDAEETSMETEPLPDIIEYAPEANDVEIDPFAEFRQRLPYQTDDPNVVEQQQILLEFLISNNICTEKNFEIFIANPDNYKEEANQIVDNLYMVVNSEEAAQLAQMETVENTAVAIAPQQEAAAVEEVQPKLFPIFTQRLQPVVQKSLRRRPDTSMRLLTAAGGSNQYQIDAGQKAFGARQCQQCGLVYTVHEPEEEMLHREYHNSIHVLRFKGWIDEDIVSVYPEWASDGRIIRINERAPAARLDRLRDLIGVVDKELGYSSYIVPKIFVAFIAVRKQQIVGFCLVQPLSQAHRFIQVDGTDYFSEESYPASCGVSRIWVSPLQRRSGIASKLLRVVQCHTVLGQEIARECIAFSTPTDDGRALARQFTGLDNFLTYDQ